A window from Diachasmimorpha longicaudata isolate KC_UGA_2023 chromosome 5, iyDiaLong2, whole genome shotgun sequence encodes these proteins:
- the LOC135162333 gene encoding uncharacterized protein LOC135162333 isoform X1 — translation MEEIAAALLQLVEMNKQIVQQNKQIVEKLSAIQSDLTRDREERLARKQFKAKAFRELDIQYIMKNKNVDAEEAAARLEEYGYDVAKAVRRWGGHSEVGLERVLIHYAKKKNRAAIEMW, via the exons ATGGAGGAAATTGCAGCAGCATTGCTTCAGTTAGTCGAAATGAATAAGCAAATAGTGCAACAGAATAAACAGATAGTCGAGAAATTGAGTGCGATTCAGAGTGATTTAACTCGAGACCGAGAGGAGCGTCTTGCCAGGAAGCAATTCAAAGCTAAG GCATTTAGAGAGCTGGATATCCAGTACATTATGAAAAACAAGAACGTAGACGCAGAGGAAGCTGCTGCAAGACTGGAGGAGTATGGGTACGATGTTGCCAAAGCTGTCAGA AGATGGGGTGGACACAGCGAAGTTGGATTAGAACGTGTTCTCATACATTacgcaaaaaagaaaaatcgagcAGCAATTGAAATGTGGTga
- the LOC135162333 gene encoding uncharacterized protein LOC135162333 isoform X2 yields MEEIAAALLQLVEMNKQIVQQNKQIVEKLSAIQSDLTRDREERLARKQFKAKAFRELDIQYIMKNKNVDAEEAAARLEEYGDGVDTAKLD; encoded by the exons ATGGAGGAAATTGCAGCAGCATTGCTTCAGTTAGTCGAAATGAATAAGCAAATAGTGCAACAGAATAAACAGATAGTCGAGAAATTGAGTGCGATTCAGAGTGATTTAACTCGAGACCGAGAGGAGCGTCTTGCCAGGAAGCAATTCAAAGCTAAG GCATTTAGAGAGCTGGATATCCAGTACATTATGAAAAACAAGAACGTAGACGCAGAGGAAGCTGCTGCAAGACTGGAGGAGTATGG AGATGGGGTGGACACAGCGAAGTTGGATTAG
- the LOC135162310 gene encoding uncharacterized protein LOC135162310, protein MQFVDFTLSSTENVRRILQADCDGANFVLRPWIVETLVTRQVDGDCCTCAPIPDAESQAQEIATGIKTALAQAQKFRESISLKNAEAKRKNSKPTLQNIYAPHQPKSKAKTTVKEQENRNHAKVNMIDKSEKSKPKNFIAANKMSVRMMSQNNSKSTNDLRNAGNSKTSLRAKCRYPSVTELHNLIKKISLESSNSASSPSLVPLANNCPVHGDNSSGLFTERKRVTIDLVEALNRFGVPEELLKPLKIYHSYVNKQNDEKKRDGVKTFLDDLNSFHHNQSQTSGSNNHVRLIKGFGELYRDLHETPENSALHKKKYFELDNLSKISKVKKYDVLKTRRSTANGFKYGYSVAKGWLQNGIWNQTSYKYFLMFTEPLTIQYSDKNELLSLFVMIQRLQQTLYQKDLNDLIINSVIPFMKTLDPSSEEYLYLYKMIFSIAHVLNPQLPVLVKTED, encoded by the exons ATGCAGTTTGTGGATTTTACTCTGTCATCAACTGAAAATGTCCGGAGAATTTTGCAGGCAGACTGTGATGGAGCGAATTTCGTTCTTCGTCCTTGGATTGTAGAGACTTTGGTGACTCGCCAAGTTGATGGGGATTGTTGCACTTGTGCTCCA ATTCCAGACGCAGAGTCACAAGCACAAGAAATTGCCACAGGAATCAAAACGGCATTGGCTCAGGCCCAAAAATTTAGAGaatccatatctttgaaaaatgcagaagccaaacgaaaaaattcgaAACCCACTCTGCAGAATATTTACGCACCACATCAACCTAAATCCAAAGCTAAAACAACAGTCAAAGAGCAGGAGAACCGAAATCATGCGAAAGTTAACATGATTGATAAATCAGAGAAGTCGAAGCCGAAGAATTTCATCGCTGCAAACAAAATGAGTGTCAGAATGATGAGCCAAAATAATTCGAAATCCACCAATGATTTGAGGAATGCAGGGAATAGCAAAACTAGTCTAAGGGCTAAATGTAGATATCCATCAGTCACCGAATTACATAatcttataaaaaaaatttcactggagTCATCCAACAGCGCTTCGTCACCTTCCTTGGTGCCCCTTGCCAATAATTGTCCAGTCCACGGTGATAATTCTTCAGGGCTGTTTACCGAGCGAAAACGAGTTACTATAGACCTCGTCGAGGCTTTAAATCGGTTCGGAGTTCCGGAGGAGTTGCTtaaaccattgaaaatttatcattcttatgtgaataaacaaaatgacGAGAAGAAGAGGGATGGAGTGAAGACATTTTTGGATGATTTGAATTCATTC catcACAATCAATCACAGACTTCTGGTTCGAATAATCACGTTAGGCTTATCAAAGGTTTTGGAGAATTATATCGGGATCTGCACGAAACTCCGGAGAATTCTGCATTGCAcaagaagaaatattttgagtTGGATAATTTGAGTAAAATAtcgaaagtaaaaaaatatgatgtaCTGAAAACTCGAAGGTCAACTGCCAATGGGTTCAAGTACGGGTACTCTGTCGCTAAGGGATGGTTACAGAATGGAATATGGAATCAAACTAGCTACAAGTATTTTCTGATGTTCACTGAGCCATTAACCATTCAATATTCCGACAAGAACGAGTTACTGTCTTTGTTCGTGATGATCCAACGACTTCAACAGACACTTTATCAAAAGGATTTAAATGACTTGATAATTAATAGTGTGATACCTTTCATGAAGACCTTGGATCCATCATCTgaggaatatttatatttatataagaTGATTTTCTCGATTGCCCACGTACTTAATCCTCAACTTCCGGTTCTTGTAAAAACAGAAGATTAA
- the Pdi gene encoding protein disulfide-isomerase, which yields MRVTGAFVLLCCLALSFADIETEDEVLVLGKDNFDEALKAHQYILVEFYAPWCGHCKALAPEYAKAAKKLKEQGSEIKLAKVDATVESELAEKVGVRGYPTLKFYRNGSMIEYVGGRQADDIISWVTKKIGPAAKDLASADEIKQFIDDNNVGIVGFFKDQESEKAKIFMDVANAVDAHIFASVSDEALFGEYNAEDGTIILFKKFDEPRAVFEGELTADELKRFITIESLPIIVDFNQDTAQHIFGGDIKSHLLFFISKEAGHYDEYIDKIKGVAKQFKKDILFVTINVDDNDHGRILEFFGLKKDEVPDMRIINLEQDITKYRPEKTEINAENCLEFVKAFVDGKLKRHLLTQELPDDWDQENVKVLVGTNFVDVAMDKSKKVLVEFYAPWCGHCKQLIPIYEELAEKYKNSEDVVIAKMDATANELEEVKVNSFPTIYLYKKDTNEAVEYSGERTVEGLSKFIESDGTYGQSAKETQEEDEDDDVPRKDEL from the exons ATGAGAGTCACCGGGGCTTTCGTATTGTTGTGCTGTTTAGCACTGTCGTTCGCCGATATTGAGACGGAGGATGAGGTCCTCGTCCTGGGAAAAGACAACTTCGATGAGGCATTGAAAGCTCATCAGTACATTCTCGTTGAATTTT ATGCCCCATGGTGCGGTCACTGCAAAGCCCTCGCTCCAGAGTACGCCAAGGCTGCTAAAAAGCTGAAAGAGCAAGGCTCAGAGATTAAGCTTGCCAAGGTTGATGCCACCGTTGAATCCGAGCTCGCTGAGAAAGTGGGAGTACGTGGTTATCCCACCCTCAAGTTTTACAGGAATGGTTCCATGATCGAGTACGTCGGTGGCCGTCAAGCCGACGATATCATTAGCTGGGTAACAAAGAAGATCGGACCAGCAGCCAAGGATTTGGCCTCAGCTGATGAAATTAAACAATTCATCGACGATAACAATGTCGGAATCGTTGGCTTCTTCAAAGATCAGGAGTCCGAGAAGGCGAAAATCTTCATGGATGTCGCTAATGCTGTTGACGCTCATATCTTTGCTAGTGTGTCCGATGAGGCTCTTTTCGGTGAGTACAACGCTGAAGATGGAACCATCATCCTTTTCAAGAAATTCGATGAGCCTCGCGCTGTCTTCGAGGGTGAATTGACCGCTGACGAACTCAAGAGATTCATAACAATCGAATCCCTTCCCATCATTGTCGACTTCAACCAGGACACAGCTCAGCATATCTTCGGTGGTGACATCAAGAGCCATCTTCTTTTCTTCATCAGTAAAGAGGCTGGACATTACGACGAGTACATTGATAAAATCAAGGGAGTTGCCAAGCAATTCAAGAAAGACATTCTATTCGTTACCATCAATGTTGATGACAATGATCACGGCAGGATTCTCGAATTCTTCGGATTGAAGAAGGACGAGGTACCTGACATGAGAATCATCAATCTCGAACAGGATATCACCAAATACAGGCCGGAAAAGACTGAAATTAATGCTGAAAATTGTCTCGAATTCGTCAAGGCTTTTGTCGATGGTAAACTCAAGAGACATCTGCTCACTCAGGAACTTCCTGACGATTGGGACCAGGAGAATGTCAAAGTACTTGTTGGCACCAATTTCGTTGATGTTGCTATGGATAAGAGCAAAAAAGTTCTCGTCGAATTTTACGCTCCATGGTGCGGCCACTGCAAGCAGCTCATTCCAATTTATGAAGAG CTCGCTGAGAAATACAAGAACAGTGAGGATGTTGTCATTGCCAAGATGGACGCCACTGCTAATGAACTTGAGGAAGTCAAGGTCAACAGTTTCCCAACGATTTACTTGTACAAGAAAGACACTAATGAG GCCGTGGAATACAGTGGTGAAAGAACAGTAGAGGGTCTCAGCAAATTCATCGAATCAGATGGTACTTATGGTCAATCCGCCAAGGAAACCCAAGAAGAGGATGAGGACGACGATGTGCCAAGGAAGGATGAACTTTAA
- the LOC135162322 gene encoding methyltransferase-like protein 22 isoform X1, giving the protein MASFKITSEVHAERSRSHENWRQNYVVTQFAFAYPPHMKPKNSVKYDHEGDLVLQRKEGKLLIEHSICTQLELVGLQLWRGAFLLADYIMANPQEFEHQNVVELGSGVGLTSIAAAMLAREVTCTDIDLGEILPLIKRNVERNSKYIRGKFNVMALNFKDTDWPTSLKRKLAESRIILAADVIYDDSITDHFVSTLEKILHSDDTKRTVYVALEKRFVFTIAHLDSVAPSYEEFRRCIARRRLKWTLEEVNLNFPQYFKYDRVKELVLIKIHKT; this is encoded by the exons ATGGCATCATTCAAGATCACTTCGGAAGTCCACGCGGAACGTTCGCGgagtcatgaaaattggagacaaAATT aTGTAGTAACTCAATTTGCATTCGCATATCCTCCTCACATGAAACCAAAGAACTCAGTGAAATATGATCACGAGGGAGATTTGGTTCTTCAGAGAAAAGAGGGAAAACTCCTGATCGAGCACAGTATCTGCACGCAGTTGGAGCTTGTGGGTTTACAATTATGGAGAGGAGCTTTTCTATTAGCTGATTATATCATGGCTAATCCTCAAGAGTTCGAGCACCAGAACGTCGTTGAGTTAGGGTCTGGAGTGGGGTTGACGAGCATTGCAGCAGCAATGTTAGCTAGAGAAGTCACATGTACAG ATATTGATCTAGGAGAAATTCTACCTCTCATTAAACGGAATGTTGAACGGAATTCGAAATACATTCGTGGAAAGTTCAATGTGATGGCCTTGAATTTCAAAGATACAGATTGGCCTACAAGTTTGAAAAGGAAATTGGCAGAATCCAGGATTATTCTTGCTGCGGATG TTATTTATGATGACAGCATCACTGACCATTTTGTCTCCACTCTCGAAAAAATTTTACATTCCGACGATACCAAACGCACTGTGTATGTAGCCCTGGAAAAGCGTTTTGTATTCACTATTGCCCACCTGGATTCAGTGGCCCCCTCCTACGAGGAATTCCGCCGTTGTATCGCCCGAAGACGACTAAAATGGACCCTCGAAGAAGTGAACCTCAACTTCCCTCAGTATTTTAAGTACGACCGAGTCAAGGAATTAGtcctcataaaaattcataagacATAA
- the LOC135162322 gene encoding methyltransferase-like protein 22 isoform X3: MKIGDKIRKEGKLLIEHSICTQLELVGLQLWRGAFLLADYIMANPQEFEHQNVVELGSGVGLTSIAAAMLAREVTCTDIDLGEILPLIKRNVERNSKYIRGKFNVMALNFKDTDWPTSLKRKLAESRIILAADVIYDDSITDHFVSTLEKILHSDDTKRTVYVALEKRFVFTIAHLDSVAPSYEEFRRCIARRRLKWTLEEVNLNFPQYFKYDRVKELVLIKIHKT; the protein is encoded by the exons atgaaaattggagacaaAATT AGAAAAGAGGGAAAACTCCTGATCGAGCACAGTATCTGCACGCAGTTGGAGCTTGTGGGTTTACAATTATGGAGAGGAGCTTTTCTATTAGCTGATTATATCATGGCTAATCCTCAAGAGTTCGAGCACCAGAACGTCGTTGAGTTAGGGTCTGGAGTGGGGTTGACGAGCATTGCAGCAGCAATGTTAGCTAGAGAAGTCACATGTACAG ATATTGATCTAGGAGAAATTCTACCTCTCATTAAACGGAATGTTGAACGGAATTCGAAATACATTCGTGGAAAGTTCAATGTGATGGCCTTGAATTTCAAAGATACAGATTGGCCTACAAGTTTGAAAAGGAAATTGGCAGAATCCAGGATTATTCTTGCTGCGGATG TTATTTATGATGACAGCATCACTGACCATTTTGTCTCCACTCTCGAAAAAATTTTACATTCCGACGATACCAAACGCACTGTGTATGTAGCCCTGGAAAAGCGTTTTGTATTCACTATTGCCCACCTGGATTCAGTGGCCCCCTCCTACGAGGAATTCCGCCGTTGTATCGCCCGAAGACGACTAAAATGGACCCTCGAAGAAGTGAACCTCAACTTCCCTCAGTATTTTAAGTACGACCGAGTCAAGGAATTAGtcctcataaaaattcataagacATAA
- the LOC135162322 gene encoding methyltransferase-like protein 22 isoform X2, translated as MKIGDKINSVKYDHEGDLVLQRKEGKLLIEHSICTQLELVGLQLWRGAFLLADYIMANPQEFEHQNVVELGSGVGLTSIAAAMLAREVTCTDIDLGEILPLIKRNVERNSKYIRGKFNVMALNFKDTDWPTSLKRKLAESRIILAADVIYDDSITDHFVSTLEKILHSDDTKRTVYVALEKRFVFTIAHLDSVAPSYEEFRRCIARRRLKWTLEEVNLNFPQYFKYDRVKELVLIKIHKT; from the exons atgaaaattggagacaaAATT AACTCAGTGAAATATGATCACGAGGGAGATTTGGTTCTTCAGAGAAAAGAGGGAAAACTCCTGATCGAGCACAGTATCTGCACGCAGTTGGAGCTTGTGGGTTTACAATTATGGAGAGGAGCTTTTCTATTAGCTGATTATATCATGGCTAATCCTCAAGAGTTCGAGCACCAGAACGTCGTTGAGTTAGGGTCTGGAGTGGGGTTGACGAGCATTGCAGCAGCAATGTTAGCTAGAGAAGTCACATGTACAG ATATTGATCTAGGAGAAATTCTACCTCTCATTAAACGGAATGTTGAACGGAATTCGAAATACATTCGTGGAAAGTTCAATGTGATGGCCTTGAATTTCAAAGATACAGATTGGCCTACAAGTTTGAAAAGGAAATTGGCAGAATCCAGGATTATTCTTGCTGCGGATG TTATTTATGATGACAGCATCACTGACCATTTTGTCTCCACTCTCGAAAAAATTTTACATTCCGACGATACCAAACGCACTGTGTATGTAGCCCTGGAAAAGCGTTTTGTATTCACTATTGCCCACCTGGATTCAGTGGCCCCCTCCTACGAGGAATTCCGCCGTTGTATCGCCCGAAGACGACTAAAATGGACCCTCGAAGAAGTGAACCTCAACTTCCCTCAGTATTTTAAGTACGACCGAGTCAAGGAATTAGtcctcataaaaattcataagacATAA